In one window of Sandaracinaceae bacterium DNA:
- a CDS encoding DNA mismatch repair protein MutH produces MGEPTSEAELIARASAIAGLTLAELAAQLGWPAWDDLELGGTRRKGRVGQLVEQALGAASGSSRGPDLPTLGVEIKTLPLGRDGVPRETTFVCTVPLGDLERTDFEDSVLAMRLARVLFVPIETEPGVAFGARRVGSAFLWSPSAAQLAQLRADWEAVAQLVAAGEIDSLDARLGEALQVRPKAANSTVRRVLASEDGTLSWASPRGFYLRRTFTTAIVREAYAPRV; encoded by the coding sequence TTGGGCGAACCCACCAGCGAAGCGGAACTGATCGCGCGGGCGAGCGCGATCGCGGGGCTGACCCTGGCCGAGCTCGCAGCACAGCTGGGCTGGCCTGCGTGGGACGACCTCGAGCTCGGTGGCACGCGCCGCAAGGGCCGCGTGGGGCAGCTGGTGGAGCAAGCGCTCGGTGCCGCGTCGGGCTCATCGCGCGGCCCCGACCTGCCCACGCTGGGCGTGGAGATCAAGACGCTGCCGCTCGGGCGCGACGGGGTGCCACGCGAGACCACCTTCGTGTGCACGGTGCCCCTCGGCGATCTGGAGCGCACGGACTTCGAGGACAGCGTGCTGGCGATGCGCCTGGCCCGGGTGCTCTTCGTGCCCATCGAGACCGAGCCCGGCGTCGCCTTCGGAGCGCGCCGCGTGGGCAGCGCCTTCTTGTGGTCGCCGTCCGCCGCCCAGCTGGCCCAGCTGCGCGCCGACTGGGAGGCCGTCGCACAGCTGGTCGCCGCGGGCGAGATCGACTCGCTCGACGCCCGCCTGGGCGAGGCCCTCCAGGTTCGCCCCAAGGCAGCCAACTCCACCGTCCGCCGAGTCCTCGCCAGCGAAGACGGCACCCTCTCCTGGGCATCCCCGCGGGGCTTCTACCTGCGCCGCACCTTCACCACCGCGATCGTCCGCGAAGCGTACGCGCCCCGCGTCTGA